In Roseomonas fluvialis, one genomic interval encodes:
- a CDS encoding sulfate ABC transporter substrate-binding protein, with product MNATILSRRSALAATAALAVAPARAQQAPTLLNVSYDPTREFYREFNAAFATTWTARGNPRPGINTSHGGSGRQARSVIDGLAADVVTLALAYDIDAIAERGLIARDWQRRLPHNSSPYISTIVFLVRRGNPKAIRDWGDLIKPGVSVITPNPKTSGGARWNYLAFWAWALRQPGGSAATAEQAVAQLFRQVPVLDTGARGSTTTFVQRGQGDVFLSWENEAHLANQEFAQAGLEIIYPSFSILAEPPVTVVDQNVERRGTRALAEAYLNHLYSEDGQRLAAKHFYRPRDAAILAANAQRFPRIDLVTIDDVFGGWATAQRTHFDDGGVFDRIYRPGR from the coding sequence ATGAACGCCACCATCCTGTCCCGCCGCAGCGCGCTTGCCGCAACCGCCGCCCTTGCCGTGGCCCCCGCCCGCGCGCAGCAGGCGCCGACGCTGCTGAACGTCTCCTACGATCCGACGCGCGAATTCTACCGCGAGTTCAACGCGGCCTTCGCCACCACCTGGACGGCGCGCGGCAATCCGCGGCCGGGCATCAACACCTCGCATGGCGGCTCGGGCCGCCAGGCGCGCAGCGTGATCGATGGGCTGGCCGCCGATGTCGTGACCCTCGCGCTGGCCTACGACATCGACGCGATCGCCGAGCGCGGGCTGATCGCGCGCGACTGGCAGCGGCGCCTGCCGCACAACAGCAGCCCGTACATCAGCACCATCGTGTTCCTGGTGCGGCGCGGGAACCCAAAGGCCATCCGCGACTGGGGCGACCTGATCAAACCCGGTGTGTCGGTTATCACGCCGAACCCCAAGACTTCGGGCGGGGCGCGCTGGAACTACCTGGCCTTCTGGGCCTGGGCGTTGCGTCAGCCGGGTGGCAGCGCGGCCACCGCCGAGCAGGCGGTGGCGCAGCTGTTTCGCCAGGTGCCGGTGCTCGACACCGGTGCCCGCGGGTCCACCACCACCTTCGTGCAGCGTGGCCAAGGCGACGTGTTCCTGTCCTGGGAGAACGAGGCGCACCTGGCGAACCAGGAATTCGCGCAGGCGGGGCTCGAGATCATCTACCCGTCCTTCTCGATCCTGGCCGAGCCGCCGGTGACGGTGGTGGACCAGAACGTCGAGCGCCGCGGCACCCGCGCGCTGGCCGAGGCCTACCTCAACCACCTCTATTCCGAGGACGGCCAGCGGCTGGCGGCGAAGCACTTCTACCGCCCGCGCGACGCGGCGATACTGGCGGCGAATGCGCAGCGCTTCCCGCGCATCGACCTGGTGACCATCGACGATGTGTTCGGCGGCTGGGCCACGGCGCAGCGCACGCATTTCGACGATGGCGGCGTGTTCGACCGCATCTATCGGCCGGGCCGCTGA
- a CDS encoding TauD/TfdA dioxygenase family protein has protein sequence MSAMHTPTEWAITGALHPTFGAEVEGPLLGADTPAATLEALRGLVRGLGLVVVRNQSLPPATQAALTRRLGHPEVHALAHARHADVPEIVVEGNAGTPEGLGDAGLAWHADLSWRAAPSRLSLMSAAHLPEAGGEILFAHQGAAYDRLDPWLRWRIEYLDAEHDHDRRRSGAQAGWRPRPPLAGAERETNPTVVHPVVRIDPATGQRSLFVNEGTTTRLLGAPEEEAARLLPRLLAAATDPAVVYRHRWQAGDLLLWDNALLLHRVEAAASGDVIRLHRSAVSGERPVGPISVTQPWVVAG, from the coding sequence ATGAGCGCGATGCACACGCCCACCGAATGGGCCATCACCGGCGCGCTGCATCCTACCTTCGGTGCCGAAGTCGAGGGTCCGCTGCTCGGTGCGGATACACCAGCAGCGACGCTCGAGGCGCTGCGCGGCCTGGTGAGGGGTCTCGGCCTCGTGGTGGTACGCAACCAGTCCCTGCCGCCCGCGACGCAGGCTGCGCTGACTCGCCGGCTCGGCCATCCCGAGGTCCACGCGCTGGCCCATGCGCGCCACGCCGATGTGCCGGAGATCGTGGTCGAGGGAAATGCGGGCACGCCCGAGGGTCTCGGCGATGCGGGCCTCGCCTGGCACGCCGACCTGTCCTGGCGGGCCGCGCCCTCGCGCCTGTCGCTGATGAGCGCCGCGCACCTGCCCGAGGCCGGCGGAGAGATCCTGTTCGCCCACCAGGGCGCGGCCTATGACCGGCTCGATCCCTGGCTGCGCTGGCGCATCGAGTACCTGGATGCCGAGCACGACCACGACCGCCGGAGGTCCGGCGCGCAAGCCGGCTGGCGTCCGCGCCCACCCCTGGCCGGCGCCGAGCGCGAGACAAACCCCACCGTCGTTCATCCGGTGGTGCGGATCGACCCCGCCACCGGCCAGCGCAGCCTGTTCGTGAACGAAGGCACCACGACGCGCCTGCTCGGCGCGCCGGAGGAGGAGGCCGCGCGATTGCTGCCACGCCTCCTCGCCGCCGCCACCGATCCCGCCGTGGTCTACCGGCATCGCTGGCAGGCCGGCGACCTGCTCCTGTGGGACAACGCCCTGCTGCTGCACCGTGTCGAGGCCGCGGCGTCGGGCGACGTGATCCGGCTCCATCGCAGCGCCGTCAGCGGCGAGCGGCCCGTCGGGCCGATCTCGGTGACGCAGCCCTGGGTGGTGGCTGGCTAG
- a CDS encoding Bug family tripartite tricarboxylate transporter substrate binding protein has protein sequence MTIHRRAAIGATLASLGAAAAARATAWAPTRPVRLVVSSAPAASLDTLARVLAPVLSQRLGQTVLVENQGGANGLIAMQQVARAEADGHTLLVTGDAIVLAELIAPNPGFTVRGSFTPVTQAVRAAQILATHPSSGIRDIAGYVEAVRARPGRLNVGLPAWGGIAHVVHELLSQATGGLRVEYVTYRGGGPATADLIARHLDALVITLPAITEQVRQGAIVPLAVTTLARDGALPEVPTLAETVAPGFDVESWQGLLVPRGVPAPVVGTLHEAIAATLREPAVRDRLTGLGFEVVADGPDVFARRTEESTQRFAGVVRAAGIRQAGG, from the coding sequence ATGACCATCCATCGACGCGCCGCGATCGGCGCCACACTTGCCAGCCTTGGCGCCGCCGCGGCCGCGCGCGCCACCGCCTGGGCACCCACGCGCCCGGTGCGCCTGGTGGTGTCCTCCGCACCCGCCGCGAGCCTCGATACGCTGGCGCGCGTGCTCGCCCCCGTGCTGTCGCAGCGCCTCGGCCAGACCGTGCTGGTCGAGAACCAGGGCGGCGCCAATGGCCTCATCGCCATGCAGCAGGTCGCGCGCGCCGAGGCCGACGGCCACACGCTGCTGGTCACTGGCGACGCCATCGTGCTGGCCGAACTGATCGCGCCCAATCCCGGCTTCACCGTGCGCGGGTCCTTCACGCCGGTGACGCAGGCGGTGCGCGCGGCGCAGATCCTGGCCACGCACCCGTCCTCCGGCATCCGCGACATCGCCGGCTATGTCGAGGCCGTGCGCGCGCGGCCCGGGCGGCTCAACGTCGGCCTGCCGGCTTGGGGCGGCATCGCGCATGTGGTGCACGAACTGCTCTCGCAGGCGACCGGCGGGCTGCGCGTGGAATACGTGACCTATCGCGGCGGCGGGCCGGCCACGGCGGACCTGATCGCGCGGCACCTCGACGCGCTGGTCATCACCCTGCCCGCCATCACCGAGCAGGTGCGCCAGGGCGCCATCGTGCCGCTCGCGGTCACAACCCTCGCGCGCGATGGGGCGCTGCCCGAGGTGCCGACCCTGGCCGAGACCGTCGCCCCCGGCTTCGACGTCGAATCCTGGCAGGGGCTGCTGGTGCCGCGCGGCGTGCCGGCGCCGGTGGTGGGCACGCTGCACGAGGCGATCGCGGCGACGCTGCGCGAACCCGCGGTGCGCGACCGCCTGACCGGCCTCGGCTTCGAGGTGGTCGCCGACGGGCCGGATGTATTTGCCCGTCGGACCGAGGAATCCACCCAGCGCTTCGCCGGCGTCGTGCGCGCCGCCGGCATCCGCCAGGCCGGGGGCTGA
- the cobA gene encoding uroporphyrinogen-III C-methyltransferase: MGYLAATDAPRPGEVWLVGAGPGDPDLLTLRAATALRQADLVLHDALPGRDVLRLVRPGATIIAVGKRKAVQATPQASIISRMIAGARAGQRVVRLKGGDPFLFGRGGEEAIALTAAGIPWRIVPGVTAGTAAPAAAGIPVTHRGVASAVTFVTGHDETGRLPESVDWDALARSGATLVAFMALTALDEIAVRLLAAGMSPGTPVAIVSHASMPSETTLTTTLGACTLAARRAGVPTPALVVIGQVAAGVGVLGAAAVARAPRDAVAR, translated from the coding sequence ATGGGTTACCTTGCCGCCACCGATGCGCCCCGGCCCGGGGAAGTCTGGCTCGTCGGCGCGGGTCCCGGCGATCCCGACCTGCTGACGCTGCGTGCCGCCACGGCGCTGCGCCAGGCCGACCTGGTGCTGCACGATGCCCTGCCGGGGCGCGACGTGCTGCGCCTGGTGCGCCCGGGCGCGACCATCATCGCGGTCGGCAAGCGCAAGGCGGTCCAGGCCACGCCGCAGGCGAGCATCATCAGTCGCATGATCGCCGGCGCGCGCGCCGGGCAACGCGTGGTGCGCCTGAAGGGCGGCGATCCCTTCCTGTTCGGCCGTGGCGGGGAGGAGGCGATTGCCCTGACCGCCGCCGGTATTCCCTGGCGCATCGTGCCCGGCGTCACCGCCGGCACCGCCGCGCCGGCAGCGGCTGGCATTCCGGTGACGCATCGCGGCGTGGCCAGCGCCGTCACCTTCGTCACCGGTCATGACGAGACCGGGCGCTTGCCGGAGTCGGTCGACTGGGACGCGCTCGCGCGCAGCGGCGCGACGTTGGTCGCCTTCATGGCGCTGACGGCGCTGGACGAGATCGCGGTGCGCCTGCTCGCTGCCGGCATGTCGCCCGGGACGCCGGTCGCGATCGTCTCGCACGCCTCGATGCCGTCCGAGACGACACTGACCACGACGCTCGGCGCCTGCACGCTGGCCGCGCGCCGGGCGGGCGTGCCGACGCCGGCGCTGGTGGTGATCGGCCAGGTCGCCGCGGGCGTCGGGGTGCTGGGCGCCGCAGCGGTTGCGCGCGCGCCGCGCGACGCCGTAGCGCGCTGA
- a CDS encoding acyl-CoA dehydrogenase family protein has protein sequence MTAANVIAFQTATQGRLASVASPSLSDLTPMLAAIAAAAPLHDREASFPFDSIARLREAGILALTVPTALGGGGAGLALAAEAVARVGAACPATALVLAMQLTRQAAIARSAAWPFELRQRIGRDAVTEGALINALRVEPELGSPTRGGLPATVAKLRAGHWSISGHKRYATGAPGLAWMEVLARTDEPQPRIGTFLVPADASGIEVIETWNHLGLRGSGSHDVVLTNVTVPLDHGIGLVPAAEWGKPDPAQSAWTALLVSAVYTGVARAARDWILRFLHARVPSGLGTPLAELPRVAEAVGEIERALAVNARLTEAIALAVDAGYPPLPSESGLAKVTLTENAVQAVERAVSLAGNHAHDRAHALERHWRDVQCARVHVPTADAALSAAGRAALNTARPQEIRH, from the coding sequence ATGACCGCCGCGAACGTCATCGCCTTCCAGACCGCGACGCAGGGCCGCCTCGCGAGCGTCGCCTCGCCCTCCCTCAGCGACCTCACGCCGATGCTGGCGGCGATCGCCGCCGCGGCACCGCTGCACGACCGCGAGGCGAGCTTCCCCTTCGACAGCATCGCCCGACTGCGCGAGGCCGGCATCCTCGCGTTGACCGTGCCCACGGCGCTTGGCGGCGGCGGCGCGGGCCTGGCGCTGGCAGCGGAGGCCGTCGCGCGCGTCGGTGCCGCCTGCCCCGCCACGGCGCTGGTCCTGGCCATGCAGCTGACCCGCCAGGCGGCGATCGCCCGCAGCGCGGCCTGGCCCTTCGAGCTGCGCCAGCGCATCGGCCGCGACGCGGTGACCGAGGGTGCGCTGATCAACGCGCTGCGCGTCGAACCCGAGCTCGGCTCGCCCACGCGCGGCGGCCTGCCGGCCACCGTCGCGAAGCTGCGCGCCGGCCACTGGTCGATCAGCGGGCACAAGCGCTACGCCACCGGCGCGCCGGGCCTGGCCTGGATGGAGGTGCTGGCCCGCACCGACGAACCGCAGCCGCGCATCGGCACCTTCCTGGTGCCGGCGGACGCCAGCGGCATCGAGGTCATCGAGACCTGGAACCACCTCGGCCTGCGTGGTTCGGGCAGCCATGACGTCGTGCTCACCAATGTCACGGTGCCGCTGGACCACGGCATTGGCCTGGTTCCGGCCGCGGAGTGGGGTAAGCCCGATCCGGCGCAGTCGGCCTGGACGGCGCTGCTCGTCTCCGCCGTCTACACCGGCGTGGCGCGCGCGGCGCGGGACTGGATCCTACGCTTTCTGCATGCCCGCGTGCCGAGCGGGCTCGGAACGCCGCTCGCGGAACTCCCGCGTGTCGCGGAGGCGGTGGGCGAGATCGAGCGCGCGCTCGCGGTGAATGCGCGCCTGACGGAAGCCATCGCCCTGGCCGTCGATGCTGGCTATCCGCCGCTGCCCTCCGAGAGCGGACTGGCGAAGGTCACGCTGACCGAGAATGCGGTGCAGGCGGTGGAGCGCGCCGTCTCGCTCGCCGGCAACCATGCGCATGACCGCGCGCATGCGCTGGAGCGCCATTGGCGCGACGTGCAATGCGCACGCGTGCACGTGCCCACCGCCGATGCCGCGCTGTCGGCCGCCGGTCGCGCAGCGCTCAACACCGCACGCCCGCAGGAGATCCGGCATTGA
- a CDS encoding Bug family tripartite tricarboxylate transporter substrate binding protein, which translates to MITFDRRTLLLGGLALPTVARASEPFPSRPIRYVCPFPPGATNDNVSRTMARALQARLGVPVVVENRAGAGGAVGARFVAESRPDGTTLLNASAGNLTIAPHLGNVGYDPLIAFAAIASAGESYSLIAVNPSLPVRSLRELTAYGRANPGRLNYASAGIGSAGHLRGALLADAGRFEAVHVPFPGSAPAATSVVTGDCHLMIDPITAPHVTAERLRALATLGEDRWDAFPDLPTAAELGVGRDWPAGGWFALFAPAGTPQSIVARLNAAFNDALAEAEVAAALRRFGLRPVPISPEELAARVVADHAATGQALRRLSIA; encoded by the coding sequence TTGATCACTTTCGACCGACGCACCCTGCTGCTCGGCGGGCTGGCGCTGCCCACCGTGGCGCGTGCCAGCGAGCCCTTCCCCTCGCGCCCCATCCGCTACGTGTGCCCCTTCCCGCCGGGTGCGACGAACGACAACGTCTCGCGCACCATGGCGCGGGCGCTGCAGGCGCGCCTCGGCGTGCCGGTGGTGGTGGAGAACCGCGCCGGCGCCGGCGGCGCGGTGGGCGCGCGCTTTGTCGCCGAGAGCCGGCCTGACGGCACCACGCTGCTCAACGCCTCAGCCGGCAACCTCACTATCGCGCCACATCTCGGCAATGTCGGCTACGACCCGCTGATCGCCTTCGCGGCCATCGCCTCGGCTGGGGAGAGCTACAGCCTGATCGCGGTGAACCCGTCGCTGCCGGTGCGCAGCCTGCGGGAGCTGACGGCCTACGGGCGCGCGAACCCGGGGCGGCTGAACTACGCCTCCGCCGGGATCGGCTCCGCCGGGCACCTGCGCGGCGCGCTTCTGGCCGACGCAGGCCGCTTCGAGGCCGTGCACGTGCCCTTTCCGGGCAGCGCGCCGGCGGCGACCAGCGTCGTCACCGGCGACTGCCACCTGATGATCGACCCGATCACCGCGCCGCACGTGACGGCAGAGCGGCTGCGCGCCCTCGCCACGCTGGGCGAGGACCGCTGGGACGCCTTCCCCGACCTGCCGACCGCGGCGGAGCTCGGCGTTGGGCGCGACTGGCCCGCGGGCGGTTGGTTCGCGCTGTTCGCGCCGGCCGGCACGCCGCAGTCGATCGTGGCACGACTCAACGCCGCCTTCAACGATGCGCTGGCCGAGGCCGAGGTGGCCGCCGCGCTGCGCCGCTTCGGCCTGCGCCCGGTGCCGATCTCGCCCGAGGAACTGGCGGCGCGCGTCGTCGCCGACCACGCCGCCACCGGGCAAGCACTCCGCCGCCTGTCCATTGCCTGA
- a CDS encoding Bug family tripartite tricarboxylate transporter substrate binding protein — protein MNGRRTLLVASMLAAAAARAQAQAQAFPIRPVRIVVPFPPGGGVDVFARAVAPALQARLGQPVVIENIGGASSRLGTQAVLRAAPDGHTLLVTNDTLAAVEALPPRGATPLLPGLAPVTLAIDAPNLLVTHPRSGIADIQAYAARLKARAGSVNVGVPGWGTSHHLTSELIAQAIGARPEHVSYRGGGPLLADLLAGTVDAALVTLGAAADQIRDGRLVGLAVTSAARAPSAPAIPTVAETIAPGFEQVTWMGVLVPAGTPPAVREALHAATRAALDDATVRERLAGLGFGVVGAPADRFAQVLSGTATRFAAVVAAAGITPADA, from the coding sequence ATGAATGGTCGTCGTACGCTGCTGGTCGCCTCGATGCTCGCCGCTGCTGCGGCGCGCGCGCAGGCGCAGGCGCAGGCCTTCCCCATACGGCCCGTTCGCATCGTCGTGCCTTTCCCGCCGGGCGGGGGCGTGGATGTCTTCGCCCGCGCCGTCGCGCCTGCGCTGCAGGCCCGGCTTGGCCAGCCGGTGGTGATCGAGAATATCGGCGGCGCCTCCTCGCGCCTCGGCACCCAGGCGGTGCTGCGCGCCGCACCGGACGGGCACACGCTGCTCGTCACCAACGATACGCTCGCGGCGGTGGAGGCGCTGCCGCCGCGTGGCGCCACGCCGCTGCTGCCGGGCCTGGCACCGGTCACCCTCGCAATCGATGCGCCGAACCTGCTGGTGACGCATCCGCGATCGGGCATCGCTGATATCCAGGCCTATGCGGCTCGGCTGAAGGCGCGTGCGGGCAGCGTCAATGTCGGTGTGCCGGGCTGGGGCACCTCGCATCACCTGACCAGTGAGCTGATCGCGCAGGCGATCGGCGCGCGGCCGGAGCACGTCTCCTACCGCGGCGGCGGGCCGCTGCTGGCCGACCTGCTGGCCGGCACGGTGGATGCGGCGCTGGTCACGCTGGGCGCGGCGGCCGACCAGATCCGCGACGGGCGGCTGGTGGGCCTTGCGGTCACCTCGGCTGCGCGCGCCCCTTCCGCGCCTGCCATCCCGACCGTGGCCGAGACCATCGCGCCAGGCTTCGAGCAGGTGACCTGGATGGGCGTGCTGGTGCCCGCCGGCACGCCGCCTGCGGTGCGGGAGGCCCTGCACGCCGCCACGCGCGCCGCCCTCGATGACGCAACTGTGCGTGAACGCCTGGCTGGCCTGGGCTTCGGCGTCGTGGGCGCGCCGGCTGACCGCTTCGCGCAGGTGCTGTCCGGCACCGCCACCCGCTTCGCGGCCGTGGTTGCGGCCGCCGGGATCACCCCTGCCGATGCCTGA
- a CDS encoding RrF2 family transcriptional regulator, which produces MLLRRDRALTAIAIMLDVAFHAGRTGEFAAGAEVAERLGTARRGAEPVFQALSRGGLLESVRGPRGGYRLGRRPRELRLSDIVACVQEEADAPADLTGRLQTSVLLPMWRELDAELRTRLAGITIEDLLRRAQAAGLRRAASEPLNFAI; this is translated from the coding sequence ATGCTGCTGCGCCGGGACCGCGCGCTCACCGCCATCGCCATCATGCTGGACGTCGCCTTCCACGCCGGGCGCACGGGCGAATTCGCCGCCGGGGCGGAGGTGGCAGAACGCTTGGGGACCGCGCGACGCGGCGCGGAGCCGGTGTTCCAGGCGCTATCGCGCGGCGGGCTGCTCGAAAGCGTGCGCGGCCCGCGAGGCGGCTATCGGCTAGGGCGCCGGCCGCGCGAGTTGCGCCTGTCCGACATCGTCGCCTGCGTGCAGGAAGAGGCCGACGCACCGGCCGACCTGACCGGCCGCCTGCAGACCTCGGTTCTGCTGCCGATGTGGCGGGAACTTGATGCGGAACTGCGGACGCGCCTTGCCGGCATCACGATCGAGGATCTGCTGCGCCGCGCCCAGGCGGCCGGCCTTCGGCGCGCAGCGTCGGAACCGCTGAACTTCGCCATCTGA
- a CDS encoding O-acetylhomoserine aminocarboxypropyltransferase/cysteine synthase family protein, with the protein MTHTNPETIALHAGWRRDPATKAVAVPIYQTTSYQFDGTDHASRLFALEELGNVYTRIMNPTTDVLEQRIAALEGGVAALAVASGQAASAFAVQNIAHAGDNIVSSTDLYGGTWNLFANTLKDQGIEVRFVDPSDPENFRRATDARTRAYYAETLPNPKLEVFPIAEVAAIGRPLGIPLIVDNTAAPLLVRPFDHGAAVVVHSLTKYIGGHGTSIGGIIIDGGNFDWEAHKDRQLALHRPDPSYHGAVWVEAAKPLGPIAYVLKARVTLQRDLGAAYSPFNAFVTLQGVETLPLRIREHSRNAEEVADFLANRPGVTRVIHPKHLTGEPATRTAKYLTRGFGGLVGFELAGGAEAGRRLIDALKLFYHVANIGDARSLAIHPASTTHSQLSPEEQARTGVSPGYVRLSVGIEHIEDILADLDQALDAAGAGRPVRAAAE; encoded by the coding sequence ATGACCCACACCAATCCCGAGACGATCGCCCTGCATGCCGGCTGGCGGCGGGACCCGGCCACCAAGGCGGTGGCGGTGCCGATCTACCAGACCACCTCCTACCAGTTCGACGGGACCGACCACGCCTCGCGCCTGTTCGCGCTGGAGGAACTGGGCAACGTCTACACGCGCATCATGAACCCGACGACGGATGTGCTCGAACAGCGCATCGCGGCGCTCGAGGGCGGCGTCGCTGCCCTTGCCGTCGCCTCGGGCCAGGCGGCCTCGGCCTTCGCCGTGCAGAACATCGCCCATGCCGGGGACAACATCGTCAGCAGCACCGACCTGTATGGCGGCACCTGGAACCTGTTCGCCAACACGCTGAAGGACCAGGGCATCGAGGTGCGCTTCGTCGATCCATCCGACCCCGAGAACTTCCGCCGCGCCACCGATGCGCGCACCCGCGCCTACTACGCCGAGACGCTGCCCAACCCAAAGCTCGAGGTCTTCCCGATCGCCGAGGTCGCCGCCATCGGACGCCCGCTCGGCATCCCGCTGATCGTCGACAACACCGCCGCGCCGCTGCTGGTGCGCCCCTTCGACCACGGCGCCGCGGTCGTGGTGCATTCGCTCACCAAGTACATCGGGGGCCACGGCACCAGCATCGGCGGCATCATCATCGATGGCGGCAATTTCGACTGGGAGGCCCACAAGGACCGCCAGCTGGCGCTGCACCGCCCGGACCCATCCTACCACGGCGCGGTCTGGGTCGAGGCGGCCAAGCCGCTCGGCCCCATCGCCTACGTCCTGAAGGCGCGGGTGACGCTGCAGCGCGACCTCGGCGCCGCCTATTCGCCCTTCAACGCCTTCGTCACGCTGCAGGGCGTCGAGACGCTCCCGCTGCGCATCCGCGAGCACAGCCGCAACGCCGAGGAGGTCGCCGACTTCCTCGCGAACCGCCCCGGCGTGACGCGCGTGATCCACCCGAAGCACCTGACCGGGGAACCCGCCACGCGCACCGCGAAGTACCTCACGCGCGGCTTCGGTGGCCTGGTCGGCTTCGAGCTCGCCGGCGGCGCCGAGGCCGGGCGGCGACTCATCGACGCGCTCAAGCTGTTCTACCACGTAGCGAATATCGGCGATGCGCGCAGCCTCGCCATCCACCCGGCGAGCACCACCCATTCCCAGCTCTCACCCGAGGAACAGGCGCGCACCGGCGTCTCGCCGGGCTATGTGCGGCTGTCGGTGGGCATCGAGCATATCGAGGACATCCTGGCCGACCTCGACCAGGCGCTGGATGCGGCCGGGGCCGGTCGCCCGGTCCGTGCGGCGGCGGAGTAG
- the cysK gene encoding cysteine synthase A → MAKGNVPPRRTRRSTSSPAEPAATLAAPRGRLFGSVLETIGGTPLVLLPRIAAAEGLAARIALKLEFFNPLGSVKDRIGLAMVEAAEREGLIAPGRSVLVEPTSGNTGIALAFVAAAKGYRLIVVMPDGASIERRRMMRLMGAELELTPSKRGMAGAIARAEAILASTPGAWMPRQFDNPANPDIHAATTAEEIWTDTGGEVDAIVGGIGTGGTLTGIARVLKPRRKGLRVIGVEPAESAVLSGDEPGPHDIQGIGAGFKPAVLELDRIDAILRVPERDAFDTARRCAREEGLPIGISSGAALATAIAVAREPAMAGRLVVAIAPSFAERYLSTRLFAGL, encoded by the coding sequence ATGGCCAAAGGAAACGTCCCTCCGCGCCGAACCCGGCGCAGCACATCCTCCCCCGCAGAGCCGGCCGCGACCTTGGCGGCGCCGCGCGGGCGCCTCTTCGGCAGCGTTCTCGAGACGATCGGCGGAACGCCGCTCGTGCTCCTGCCGCGCATCGCCGCCGCCGAGGGCCTGGCGGCGCGGATCGCCCTCAAACTCGAATTCTTCAACCCGCTCGGCTCGGTCAAGGATCGGATCGGGTTGGCGATGGTCGAGGCCGCCGAGCGCGAGGGCCTGATCGCGCCGGGGCGGTCGGTGCTGGTGGAGCCGACCTCCGGCAATACCGGCATCGCGCTGGCCTTCGTGGCCGCGGCCAAGGGCTATCGGCTGATCGTGGTGATGCCGGACGGTGCCTCGATCGAACGCCGGCGCATGATGCGTCTGATGGGCGCGGAGCTGGAACTCACGCCGTCCAAGCGCGGCATGGCGGGCGCCATCGCCCGCGCCGAGGCGATCCTGGCCTCCACCCCCGGCGCCTGGATGCCGCGGCAATTCGACAACCCGGCCAACCCCGACATCCACGCCGCCACCACGGCCGAGGAGATCTGGACCGACACCGGCGGCGAGGTCGATGCCATCGTCGGCGGCATCGGCACAGGCGGCACGCTGACCGGCATCGCGCGCGTGCTGAAGCCGCGCCGCAAGGGCTTGCGCGTAATCGGTGTAGAACCCGCCGAAAGCGCCGTGCTCTCGGGCGACGAACCTGGCCCGCACGACATCCAGGGCATCGGCGCGGGCTTCAAGCCGGCCGTGCTGGAACTGGACCGCATCGACGCCATCCTGCGCGTGCCCGAGCGCGACGCCTTCGACACGGCGCGGCGCTGCGCGCGGGAGGAAGGGCTGCCGATCGGCATCTCTTCCGGTGCTGCGCTGGCCACGGCTATCGCCGTGGCGCGCGAACCCGCAATGGCCGGGCGCCTGGTGGTGGCGATCGCACCGTCCTTCGCCGAACGCTACCTCTCGACGCGCCTCTTCGCCGGTCTCTGA
- a CDS encoding precorrin-2 dehydrogenase/sirohydrochlorin ferrochelatase family protein yields the protein MLPLVFLPQTPTLLAGRGPAFLKRLHLLHAAGLTDLRVHTDDPSAGLAASLGEALRPWLPSEHEIAAARLLFVAGLDDAASAAFAATARAHRVQVNVEDVLPLCDFHVPAMVRRGGLTLTVSTAGGAPALSAAIRGWLEDAFGPEWAAHLEEVASLRATLRAQGAGPREVIRGVEDHLATAGWAPLGDGARCRPAAPPADA from the coding sequence ATGCTTCCGCTGGTCTTCCTGCCGCAGACGCCGACGCTCCTCGCCGGGCGCGGGCCGGCCTTTCTGAAGCGCCTGCACCTGCTGCACGCTGCGGGTCTGACCGACCTGCGCGTGCATACCGACGACCCGTCGGCGGGGCTGGCGGCGAGCCTCGGCGAGGCGCTGCGCCCCTGGCTGCCGAGCGAGCACGAGATCGCTGCAGCGCGGCTGCTCTTTGTTGCCGGGCTCGACGATGCGGCCTCCGCGGCGTTCGCCGCGACCGCGCGGGCGCATCGGGTGCAGGTCAACGTCGAGGACGTGCTGCCGCTGTGCGACTTCCACGTGCCGGCCATGGTGCGGCGCGGCGGTCTCACGCTCACGGTCTCGACCGCCGGCGGTGCGCCCGCGCTCTCGGCCGCCATCCGCGGCTGGCTCGAGGATGCCTTCGGCCCGGAATGGGCCGCGCATCTCGAGGAAGTGGCGAGCCTGCGCGCCACGCTGCGCGCGCAGGGCGCTGGCCCGCGCGAGGTCATCCGTGGTGTCGAGGACCACCTCGCCACGGCCGGCTGGGCGCCGCTTGGTGACGGTGCCCGATGTCGCCCCGCCGCGCCGCCCGCGGACGCCTGA